From the Eschrichtius robustus isolate mEscRob2 chromosome 3, mEscRob2.pri, whole genome shotgun sequence genome, the window aatacacataatatttactatcttaaccgtcttatttgttgtttattttatttttttggccgtgcttcgcggcttgcgggatctcagttccccaaccagggaacctCTGCCCCCTgaaatggaagcgtggagtcctaaacactggactgccagggaagtccctatcttcaccattttaaagtgtacagctcagtagtgttaagtatattcacatggtTATGCAACCAATCTTTAGAacttttttatcttgcaaaaaacaaactgtacctattaaacaacaACTTAACCATCCCTCGCCTCAGCCCctggatttgatttttttgtttctgagtttgattaggtacctcatataagtggaatcatacaatatttgtctttttgtgactgacttatttcacttagcataatgtcctcaagtttcatccatgtagTAGAATGTGTcgggatttccttcctttctaaggctgaataatattgcatgtatatataccacattttgtttatacatttaactgtcgatagacatttgggttgcttccactttttgacttctgtaaataatgctgctgtgaatcttcgagaccctgctttcagttcttttgagtatatTCTCTGTAGATTTTTGAGTAaccatcatactgttttccacagcggctttaccattttactttctcatcaacagtgcacaaaagttgcagtttcttcacatccttggcaaaacaactttttttttttttttaagagaagtctGTGACTTTATTGGCCGAGCAGGCTACTTGAAGGGGGTGAAGCCAGAGGAGTGACCCCGATGCCAGCCTGGCTGTGTAGGTGATTGAGAACTCAGGCTTGATTCCACCTGGTTGAAGGTCTTGACCTTGTAGACGCCCACCATGCTGTCCACCATCTCAGGCAGGATGATGATGTCCTGCAGGTGTGTCTTTACCACCTCAGGCGTCTCCTTGGGCAGTGCCTCCTTCTTGGCCTTGCACTGGCGCTTTAGCAGGGTGTGCTGCTTCCTTGGCAGTCCTGGTTCAGCAGTAGCTGGGTGCTGTACAGCTGTACCAGCTGCTTGTAGGACATGTCCTGCAAGGTCCACGCTGCTGTAGGTGAAATTGCAAAAGGTCTGCTGCTTCTGCTCCATTTCTGCCATCTTGTCGATTCTTCAGAGAGGTAAAACTTCTGTTTTTGATAGCAGTCATCCTAATGGTTGTGaggttgtagttttgatttgtatttccataaTGATTagttgatgttgagcatcttttcatatgtttattggtcattagcttgtcttctttggagaaatgtctattcaagtcctctgcctatttttaaacagtttatttttttgttaatttgaaggagttctttacatattctggcttaaataaatgatttgcaaatattttctcccattctgtgggttgccttttcattctgttcattGTCTTTTGAtacacagaatttttaaattttgatgtaatcCAGTTTATCtgtgtttgcttttgttgccttttttttttttttggccttgccgcaacttgtgggatcttagttccccgaccagggatggaacctaggcccttggcagtgaaagtgcagagtcctaaccactggactgccaggaatcCCCAGCTGCTTTTTTAGTGTCataggtatttttatttatttatgcacacATACTCTTTGCAGTTCCGCTGTTATCGACAAAACTTGCACGTAGTTCCATGTTAAACAGCTATgatgtattccattatatgagtCTCTCAATTTAAGTAATCACACCCTATTGATGGGTATTTTAGGCTGTTTCTCAttttttaccattaaaaaaaattttgtaatgaACGTCTTCATGCCTGTTTTTGTCCACTTAACATTTTCTGAGATGaattcttagaagtggaattgctagatcaaaggatatacacattaaaaaaaaattctataggtACTTCTAAATTGCCTTCCAAAGTACATGTGAGAAAATTGTCTTCCTCATACTAGGCAACCGTTAGGCAGCAGCTTTAATGAAAATCACAGGCTTATTGTGAGGATACTATGAAATAATAATTGCCAACATCCTAAGGATGCcagaatagaaaaatggaaaaaatttggCCTTTGATGACTTTTGAACCACTGAATTAACTCTGGAACTTCCCTACCACCTAACTTTTTATGTGAGAGAAGAAAATTCCTGATTGGATTTTCTGTTACTTACAACTAAAGCATTGTAACTGAGAACAGTGTCAGAATGGGGCCACTTGTCTTCAGTACCTCTTAAGCTTGGGATGGGATTAGTTGTTTAGGGAAGATTTGTTAAATGCCATAGTTAAGAAAGTTGGCAGTTGAAGTGATAATCTTGGACTGTATGAGGGAATACAAATGAAGTGATGTGACTGATTTTATTCAATAAAACAGTAAACTTCCttagttaagaaaataattcctgaGAAAGATGATCTTGGATCATCATTCTATGTCCATAGAAATTGCTGTCTCTGGAGTATTAACAGATAGCCTCATCCCCAGGGCCATCTGAGTTTGCGATGTTTTGCAGGGCTGGGAAATTGCAGAGAGGAACTAGGGAGAATAAACAAATGAGTGCCTCCTTTTGATGGGCTGTTACTAAACCAGAGATGGTAGGAGTAGAGTGGGAAAGGGAGGATTTTCCCCAGAAAAGCATCTTTCTTTAGATCCTACACTTGATAAGGTACTCAGTTTGGgaagttgtttcttgtttttcaccAGTGTCAGTTTTTATTTGGATGTAAGATGTTAGACATAGTGAAGAATATAAAATTtagtccctgggcttccctggtggcacagtggttaggaatccgcctgccaatgcaggcgacatgggttccagccctggtccaggaagatcccacatgccacagagcaactaagcctgtgcgccacaactactgagcctgtgctctagagcccatgagccacaactactgaagcccgtgcgcctagagcccgtgctccataacgagagaagccaccacagtgagaagcctgcgcactgcaatgaagagtagcccctgcttgcaacaacgaagatccaactcagccataaataaataaataaataaatttactaaaaaaaaaaaaaaaaagtttagtccTTGTCTTTGGGGAATTGGGAAAGCAGCGAGGTACAGAGGGAAAGATGACCTTGGTAGTCCGCATACTCGGGTTTAAACGGCAACTTTAGAATTATCCAAACCTCTTAACCTCAGTTTCATAGGGCTGGTGGAATAATTTcatgagataatacatataaagtaccTATCAGGCCTCGGGAATGCTCAAAAAGTATTATTTGTCTCGTTACAAATGAGGATAGATCTGTcgtttaaaagatttatttaggaATGTGTGGGGAAAAGGTAAACTTGTTCCACATAGAATGAGATAGATCACAACTTTGGGAATCTGTTTTGTTCTTCATGGTTCAGTTTACTGAGGCATAATTTACAGATACTGAAAGTCATACTTCACACATGTGCACTTTGATGAcatttgacaaatgtatagtCATGTAACCTCTGCCACAGTCATGTTAAAACATAATACTGATATTTCCATGAACCACAATGGTTGCCTCAGGCTCTTCACAGTCAATCCACTTCACTCACCCTAGCTccttggcaactactgatctgatttctgactttacagttttgccttttccagaatgtcatataaatggaatcatacaatgtataGCCTTTTGTGTATGGCTTCCTTcatataatgcttttgagattcatacaTGTTTCATTATCCAtggtttttccctttttattgctaagtattccattgtatggatataccacaatttgttcatccattacctagttaatggacatttgggttgtttccagtttttggcaaggGAGTGGTGTGACAGTCAAAtgataagtgtatgtttaacaagAGACTGTCAGACTTTtgaaagtggctataccattttgcattcccattaaCAATGTAtgtgagttccagttgctctgcatcctcaccagcaattGTTATTgtcagattttattttctccattctaataggtgtataatggtatctcattgttttaatttgcattttcctaatattGAATAATTTTGAGTACTACAGTCATTCTTTGGTATCCTTGGGGGATTGGTTTCTGGGTGGCTGCCCCCCATCTCCTCCCacaggataccaaaatctgcagatgcttaAGTCCCTCATATAAAGTggcgtagtatttgcatataacctatgcacatcctccccaTATACTttgtcatctctagattacttataatacctaatacaatgtaaatagttgtaaacacaatgtaaatgctatgcaaaTAGTTTCTGGTGTGggagcaaattcaagttttgcatttTGGAACTTAacgtaattttatttttctgaaaatttgttCTGCAGATATGGAACCCTCAGATGCAGAGGAGGGCCTactgtcttttcatgtgcttatttgccatctgtatctgTGATGAAGTGTCTCTTCAAAGcttttgctgttttaaaaattgggctgttttcctcttttagtgttggagagttctttatatattctgcacaAAAAATTCCTTATCAGAGAGgggttttacaaatatttcttcccagtctgtggctatcttttcatttctctgcaaTATCTTAAAGAgcacaaatttttcattttttcaattttcaaggttttcatttatcaaaaaaatttttttatggtttatgctttttgtgtcataagGATTCTCTGCCAAACCAATGGTGACAAAGATTTTTCTGATGCTTTTTTCTAGAGATCTTAGGTGCACCTTTAGATCTATGAtgcattttgtgttaattttataATACAGTGTGAGGTATAGATTGAGTTCATTTTTTGGCAGATGGATGACCAATATTCCAGGACCATTTGTTCAAAAGACTGTCATTTTCCATTGATTTACTTTAgcgcctttgttgaaaatcagttgaccgtATGTGTGGGTCACTTTTTCGGGGCTCTTGTTCCATTGCTCTGTAGGTCTGTATTTTAACCAATACCACATTGACTTCACTATTATACCTTTATAATCAGCTTTGAAATCAGGTGGTGGGAATcagccagctttgttcttttaaagTAGTTTGTTCCAGGGCCTTAGCTTTTCCATATAGATttcagaatcagcttgtcaatttctacaaaaaatctGCTGGGATTTTGGTTGAGATTACTTGATGATGTAAATAgttttggggagaactgacatcttaatatCATCTTCCATTGATGAACatgatatctctccatttatttaggttttcttttatttctctcatcagtgttctGCAGTTTTCAGCATAAAATCCTTGCacacattttgttagatttatcctttcctaaatatttcatgggtttttttggtttgttttttttttaataaatttatttatttatttatttatttttggctgtgttgggtcttcgtttctgtgcaagggctttctccagttgccgcgagcgggggccgctcttcatcgtggtgcgcgggcctctcactgtcgtggcctctcccattgcagagcacaggctccagatgcgcaggctcagtagttgtggctcacgggcctcgccgctccacggcatgtgggatcttcccggaccggggcacgaacccgtgtcccctgcattggcaggcggattcctaaccactgcaccaccagggaagccctatttcatcttttctgatgctattataaagtacaattgagttttataaattgaccttgtatcctgtgacccTGCTAAACTCAATTATTAATACTAGTCTCTTTTTTGTGGCTTGCTTGAGATTTTCTATATACATGATCATTTTGCctgcaaataaaaatgcaaaacttaaaaattcaaagaaaaagttttattccttcctttccagactaagtgttttatttctttttcttgccttttttcaaTGGCTAGGGCCATCCTAGTATGAGTGGTAGGAgtagacatctttgtcttgttcctgatcttagcgagAAAGTATACCATTAGTGAAAAAACATGCTATCAAGTATGATACAGTTGTAGGTTTTTGGTACATGTTCCTTTAGTTGGTTAAGTTCCCTCCAAATCTAATTTGCTTAgcattttttatcatgaatatgtattgaattttgtcaacactTTTCTCTGCACCTATTgggatgatcacatggtttttctgtTATTGTCTGATAAGGCAAATTGCATTAActggttttctcttttattaaaaaatttatttatttattttcggctgtgtcaggtcttatttgtggcacgcgggacctttcgttgcagtgctcaggctctttgttgcggtgcacaggcttttctctagttgtgatgcccaggctcagtagttgcagcgtgtgggcttagttgccccgctgcatgtgggatcttagttccccgaccagggattgaacctgagtcccctgcactggaaggcggattcttaaccactggaccaccagggaagttcctgcatTAACTGGTTTTCAATGTTGAACTAACCTTGCATTTCTGAGATAAACACCACTTAGTCATGgtgtattatctattttatatattgttaaattCAATTTGCTTTTGTGTTTAAGGTTTTTTGTATCTATGCTTACGAGGGATGTTGACCTGTAGTTTTTTGtggtgtttttgtctggttttagcgTCAGGGTAATAGTTTCAAAAAGTTGGGAAGtgtttcctcatcttttattttctggaagagttgtaTGGGATTCATATCATTAcgtccttaaatgtttggtatagTTTTACCTATGAAGCCACCTGACCTGGAAGGTTTCTGTAACTGCCCCCAATTTGGAAATCTTTATCATGTGACCTATCCTAAGGAATTTACAAACTTGCTTAGGGCACTGTTACACATATAATCAACAGAGAAAATAGTACAAGGCACTATATAAATACTAAAGATTAACTGgcataataaaaaagaacaaaataatgccatttgcagtgacatgggtggacctagagattgtcatattgagtgaagtatgtcagacaaagacaatatGACAATGACAGCATGACAGTGATATcctatatcatatgatactgcttatatgtggcatctaaaaaaattctacaaatgaacctatttacaaaacaaactgagtcacagatgtagaaaacaaacttatggttaccaagggggaaaggggagggagggataaatttggagattgggattgacatatacacactactatgtataaaataggtaactaataagaacctactgtatagcgtagggaactctattcaatactctgtaacgacctatatgggaatagaatctaaaaaagagtggatatatgtactgatatatgtataactgacatactttgctgtacagcagaaactaacacagcattgtaaatcaactatactccaataaaaaaaagaaaaaaaaaagattaactggCATAAATGCAGAGGGTGGTCTGGGGCACACCATGAAAAAGAAAGACATCATCTGTATAATGGAAGTTGAAGTCCTTAGCCTGACTTTCAATGCTTTCTACAGTCTATCTATCTCTCAGGACTTCAGCCTTATCCcccaggactcctaggactcctctGTATTCAAAACCAATAACTTATTGTCCCCTAAGTTCACCTATCTCTACAGCTTGTTTTTATGATAGAAGGTTTTTACTACCAATTCAATTACTTTAATAGATCTAGGACTATTCAGGTTATCTACATTTATTGAGTGAGTTTTGAGAGGAAACTTTTTAtaaaggaatttttccattttatgtaaACTATCAaactggcataaagttgttcataatatttcttattttaaggcCTGTATGATCAGTAGAGATACCTTTCTTTAATTCCTAATATTGGTATGATCAGTAGAGATACCTTTTCTTTAATTCctaatattggtaatttgtgtcaaAGTTTTTTCCTTGGTcagaaatttatcatttttattgaacTTCTTAAAGAAACAggttttcatttcattaatttttctgtaatgttttacta encodes:
- the LOC137760742 gene encoding small ribosomal subunit protein uS19-like is translated as MAEMEQKQQTFCNFTYSSVDLAGHVLQAAGTAVQHPATAEPGLPRKQHTLLKRQCKAKKEALPKETPEVVKTHLQDIIILPEMVDSMVGVYKVKTFNQVESSLSSQSPTQPGWHRGHSSGFTPFK